One Lysinibacillus fusiformis genomic window carries:
- the efeB gene encoding iron uptake transporter deferrochelatase/peroxidase subunit: MTASNDEKWIDKKISRRDMLKLSGIGVAGVAIGASGFGGVMKAMGYNVFEPVADSTTARNKVDFYGGHQSGINTAVQTHIYFASLNVLITSKKELQELFKKWTPLVVHLMNGELMVDLTTNTRVPTGDTGEAEGLDAANLSITFGVGPSLFEKFGISHLKPAELVDLPHFPKDQLQKEFTGGDLCIQACANDPQVAFHAVRNLVRAASGKVEIKWSQSGFNSFPAGGGTPRNLFAFKDGTVNPSITDEQDLNKVVWVDKGWLKGGSYLVARKIQMHLETWDRTSLKDQEATFGRYRDSGAALGKTKEFEDFDVEAKDEKGEYVMPDTSHVHLARKSGARILRRSYSYASGVMSNTGAHDAGLLFISFQKDPAQFVTVQNSLGRMDKMNEYITHRGSAVFACFPGVQKGSYLGEALFNAL; the protein is encoded by the coding sequence ATGACAGCGTCAAATGATGAAAAATGGATTGATAAAAAAATATCTCGTCGTGATATGTTAAAGCTATCGGGCATCGGAGTAGCAGGGGTTGCTATCGGTGCTTCTGGCTTTGGCGGTGTTATGAAAGCAATGGGTTATAACGTATTTGAACCTGTTGCAGATAGTACAACTGCTCGCAACAAAGTGGATTTTTATGGTGGGCACCAATCTGGCATTAATACAGCTGTTCAAACGCATATTTATTTTGCTTCTTTAAATGTTTTAATCACATCGAAGAAGGAACTACAAGAGTTGTTCAAAAAATGGACACCTCTTGTTGTTCATTTAATGAACGGCGAATTAATGGTAGATTTAACAACAAATACAAGAGTGCCGACTGGTGATACAGGGGAGGCAGAAGGTTTAGATGCTGCCAATTTATCGATCACATTTGGCGTTGGCCCTTCACTTTTTGAAAAATTTGGTATCTCACACTTAAAACCAGCAGAATTAGTAGATTTACCGCATTTCCCAAAGGACCAGTTACAAAAAGAATTTACTGGTGGCGATCTTTGTATTCAAGCATGTGCAAATGATCCGCAAGTAGCGTTCCATGCTGTACGTAATTTAGTGCGTGCTGCTTCTGGCAAAGTGGAGATTAAATGGTCGCAGTCTGGCTTTAATTCATTCCCGGCAGGGGGAGGGACGCCTCGTAATTTATTTGCTTTTAAGGATGGTACGGTAAATCCTTCGATTACAGATGAACAAGACTTAAATAAGGTTGTCTGGGTGGATAAAGGCTGGTTGAAAGGCGGCTCATACTTAGTTGCGCGTAAAATTCAAATGCACCTGGAAACATGGGATCGAACTTCTTTGAAAGATCAAGAAGCAACGTTCGGTCGTTATCGTGATAGTGGTGCCGCATTGGGTAAAACGAAGGAATTTGAAGATTTCGATGTAGAGGCGAAAGACGAAAAAGGTGAGTATGTTATGCCAGATACATCCCATGTGCATTTAGCAAGGAAATCAGGTGCGCGTATACTACGTCGTTCTTACTCTTATGCTTCAGGCGTTATGTCCAATACAGGTGCACATGATGCTGGACTATTATTCATATCTTTTCAAAAAGACCCAGCGCAATTTGTCACAGTGCAAAACAGTTTAGGACGCATGGATAAAATGAATGAATATATTACCCATCGAGGCAGTGCTGTGTTTGCTTGCTTCCCTGGTGTACAAAAGGGGAGTTATTTAGGTGAAGCACTTTTTAACGCGCTGTAG
- a CDS encoding DUF2812 domain-containing protein — MKRMKWLWSYQIDKTEEWLTNMASKGYHLCDFNAITRMFTFEAGEPRAVAYAIRLDKSILPSTLVQAGWQIVASSNRWQFAKNEIKTEATVYPSRETIVKRARMHTYLFILLAIFFTMGQLNMFLMTTIISGVVGGINWWLMVIPLSICTLCISLSIYVYRAYRRFEKQEMDMAIPQISSGRKVRKIKLGWMYLPLQTKRWLEEQAHLGLELERVTATIFTFRETASKRIAYEVSFEPKVDSSFFTIHKELGWQLKFASNITWLHYSIWAMPYDVGEIVPALTYDPKEKIRGMKKSFFMSMGIGGYILIVSGFTLYMNLFTMPSPFFEWSISGGIRLLLILMTLLWVNLLFKSIVGFMTEMKMIKTGL, encoded by the coding sequence ATGAAGAGGATGAAATGGCTGTGGAGCTATCAAATAGATAAAACGGAAGAATGGTTAACTAATATGGCAAGTAAGGGCTATCATTTATGTGATTTTAATGCTATAACACGTATGTTTACCTTTGAAGCGGGGGAACCAAGAGCTGTAGCATATGCGATTCGTTTGGATAAAAGCATTTTACCAAGTACTTTAGTACAGGCGGGTTGGCAGATAGTAGCGTCTTCAAATCGTTGGCAGTTTGCGAAAAATGAGATAAAGACAGAGGCTACCGTCTATCCATCACGAGAAACCATTGTAAAACGAGCTAGAATGCATACGTATTTGTTTATCTTGCTAGCAATTTTTTTTACAATGGGGCAGTTGAATATGTTCCTAATGACGACAATCATATCAGGCGTGGTTGGCGGTATAAACTGGTGGTTGATGGTTATACCTCTTTCGATTTGCACACTTTGCATAAGCCTATCAATTTATGTGTACAGGGCATACCGCAGATTTGAGAAGCAAGAAATGGATATGGCTATTCCACAGATAAGCAGTGGACGAAAAGTACGGAAAATAAAGCTTGGCTGGATGTACTTGCCGCTGCAAACGAAGAGATGGCTCGAGGAACAAGCACACCTTGGTCTGGAGTTAGAACGAGTGACTGCAACTATTTTTACATTTCGAGAAACGGCAAGTAAACGTATTGCTTATGAAGTGAGCTTTGAGCCCAAGGTTGATAGTAGCTTCTTTACAATTCATAAGGAACTAGGCTGGCAGTTAAAGTTTGCATCCAACATCACATGGTTGCATTATTCGATTTGGGCAATGCCATATGATGTAGGAGAAATAGTACCGGCATTGACCTATGATCCTAAAGAGAAGATTCGTGGTATGAAAAAGTCATTTTTTATGAGTATGGGAATAGGTGGCTATATATTAATCGTGAGCGGATTTACTTTATATATGAACCTTTTTACAATGCCAAGTCCGTTTTTTGAGTGGTCTATTTCTGGGGGGATACGTTTATTGTTGATATTGATGACGCTACTATGGGTGAATTTACTTTTCAAGTCAATTGTCGGTTTCATGACAGAAATGAAAATGATCAAAACAGGACTTTAA
- a CDS encoding ATP-binding cassette domain-containing protein has translation MLQLSNVSFRYLTKPIIQDVTFSFPIGQIIGLVGENGSGKSTLLKVLTGLLLPSKGEVLLNGQSVTRRSADQIAYLPDTDLFFDFYTGEQLFQHYASQFEDFSYDKACIVAEFLHVDKESKLRNLSKGNRGRMKMAATLGREVPYYVMDEPFAGLDPIVREELIKGLIQFTDIGHQTIILSTHELYEVEPILDQIILLQNGSILAHDEVETIRDVTNKDALQWMKTYYRKG, from the coding sequence GTGTTACAATTATCCAATGTTTCTTTCCGTTACTTAACAAAGCCTATTATACAAGATGTTACTTTTTCATTTCCGATTGGACAAATCATTGGGCTTGTTGGTGAAAATGGAAGTGGGAAATCGACGTTATTGAAAGTTCTCACAGGCTTGTTACTTCCATCAAAAGGGGAAGTACTGTTGAATGGGCAATCAGTTACACGTAGAAGTGCTGATCAGATTGCGTATTTGCCTGACACCGATTTATTTTTTGATTTTTACACGGGTGAGCAGCTATTTCAGCACTATGCCTCTCAGTTTGAAGATTTTTCCTATGATAAAGCCTGTATCGTTGCAGAATTTTTGCATGTGGATAAGGAGTCAAAGCTAAGGAATTTATCGAAAGGCAATCGAGGACGAATGAAAATGGCGGCGACGCTTGGCCGTGAGGTGCCTTATTATGTGATGGATGAACCATTCGCTGGACTTGACCCAATTGTTCGTGAAGAGCTTATCAAGGGGCTTATCCAATTTACAGATATTGGACATCAAACCATTATTTTATCAACACATGAGTTATATGAAGTTGAACCAATTTTAGATCAAATCATCCTGTTGCAAAATGGTTCTATACTTGCACATGACGAAGTAGAGACTATTCGAGATGTTACGAATAAAGATGCTCTACAATGGATGAAAACGTACTACAGGAAAGGGTGA
- a CDS encoding GntR family transcriptional regulator produces the protein MTLDFSRDKPIYSQLVDRICGDILKGKLLLGDRLPSVREYAVETGVNVNTVQRVYKELEAMDLTETKRGQGTFITTNEERIVELREDMKNLLAQNFLTSIEALGFSREEMLVVLQKKS, from the coding sequence ATGACATTAGATTTTTCGCGTGACAAACCAATTTATAGTCAGCTCGTAGATCGTATATGTGGGGATATTCTGAAAGGGAAGCTATTACTTGGGGACCGACTGCCTTCTGTTCGAGAATATGCTGTGGAAACGGGCGTGAATGTCAATACCGTACAACGTGTGTATAAGGAGTTGGAAGCGATGGATTTAACGGAAACAAAACGTGGGCAAGGGACATTTATTACAACTAATGAGGAACGAATAGTAGAACTACGAGAAGATATGAAAAATTTATTAGCACAAAATTTTTTGACATCCATTGAAGCGCTCGGGTTTTCAAGGGAAGAGATGCTCGTTGTTTTACAAAAGAAATCGTGA
- a CDS encoding ABC transporter ATP-binding protein: MQQPIVQLQNLSKTISGKQLIHNLNIDLYPGQITGFLGPNGAGKTTTIRMMTGLMHPTEGTVIIDGLSLQEHYEAAISKVGVIVENPEMYKYMTGYKNLLHFARMHKNVSKERIDEVVTQVGLENRIHEKVSTYSLGMRQRLGLAQALLHRPKFLILDEPTNGLDPAGIREFRMYLRKIAEEDGVSVFVSSHLLSEIELMCDRVAVIQNGQLIDIREIKSETTSFYYIEATPSEQVTAHLQKLDHSFTVENKGVVVEIKKEEIPNLITQFVNEGIQLFAIQPHQKTLEDQFLEMTGGGQIVEANSK, encoded by the coding sequence ATGCAACAACCAATTGTCCAACTACAAAACTTATCAAAAACTATCAGTGGTAAGCAATTGATTCACAATTTGAATATCGATTTATATCCCGGACAAATTACCGGATTTTTAGGTCCAAACGGAGCAGGGAAAACAACAACAATTCGGATGATGACAGGGCTCATGCATCCAACAGAAGGAACAGTCATCATTGACGGGCTATCTTTACAAGAGCATTATGAGGCAGCGATTAGTAAAGTTGGTGTTATTGTAGAAAATCCCGAAATGTATAAATATATGACGGGTTATAAAAACTTACTGCATTTTGCACGGATGCATAAAAACGTGTCAAAAGAACGTATTGACGAAGTCGTGACACAAGTAGGTTTAGAAAATCGCATTCATGAAAAAGTATCGACGTATTCACTTGGGATGCGTCAACGTCTAGGCTTAGCGCAGGCACTCTTACACCGACCAAAATTTTTAATATTAGATGAGCCGACAAATGGGCTTGATCCTGCAGGGATTCGAGAGTTTCGTATGTATTTACGTAAAATTGCTGAAGAAGATGGCGTTTCTGTTTTCGTTTCGAGCCACTTACTTTCAGAAATCGAGCTCATGTGTGATCGTGTAGCCGTTATTCAGAATGGTCAATTAATCGACATTCGTGAAATAAAAAGTGAAACGACTTCATTTTATTATATTGAGGCAACGCCGAGTGAACAGGTTACTGCACATTTACAAAAATTGGACCACAGCTTTACAGTTGAAAATAAAGGTGTTGTAGTGGAAATAAAGAAAGAGGAAATTCCTAACCTTATCACACAGTTTGTAAATGAAGGCATTCAGCTATTTGCTATACAGCCACATCAAAAAACATTAGAAGATCAATTCTTGGAAATGACAGGAGGTGGGCAAATTGTTGAAGCTAATTCAAAATGA
- a CDS encoding patatin-like phospholipase family protein, producing MNVENSSLILEGGTFRTLFTSGVLDAFLEHDIMMPYVVAISAGAINACSHVSQQKERSLRVLMDYRHDKRYMGFKNFLKEKSLFGLDFAYNVIPNQLDIFDWDTYQQYDGKLLFGVTNASTGQVEYMDAREMDRACMMLRATCAIPILFPEIKLNDTAYYDGGLADPIPILHGIERGFEKHVLVLTRPKGYRKKLDRQSKWAMRLLAKRYPNLVKSMEKRADHYNASLAHCEQLEEEGRAFIFRPTEALNSFEKDTTQMRSNYEMGYKQALKQMEALKQFLHEG from the coding sequence GTGAATGTCGAGAATTCGAGTTTAATATTAGAGGGTGGAACCTTTCGTACGTTGTTTACATCGGGTGTTTTGGACGCGTTTTTAGAGCATGACATTATGATGCCATATGTCGTAGCAATTTCAGCAGGCGCCATCAATGCATGCTCCCACGTGTCACAGCAAAAGGAGCGTTCATTACGTGTTTTGATGGATTACCGACACGATAAACGTTATATGGGCTTCAAAAATTTTCTTAAAGAGAAGAGCTTATTTGGCTTAGATTTTGCTTATAATGTGATTCCTAATCAATTAGACATTTTTGATTGGGATACGTATCAGCAATATGATGGGAAATTGCTTTTTGGTGTAACGAATGCATCGACGGGGCAAGTAGAGTATATGGATGCGCGAGAAATGGATCGAGCGTGTATGATGTTGCGTGCTACGTGCGCTATTCCCATCCTATTTCCTGAAATAAAATTAAATGATACTGCCTATTATGATGGTGGTCTAGCAGACCCTATACCAATTTTGCATGGTATTGAGAGAGGCTTTGAGAAGCATGTACTCGTATTAACTCGACCAAAGGGTTATCGAAAAAAACTAGATAGGCAAAGTAAGTGGGCTATGCGATTACTTGCGAAACGATATCCTAATTTAGTGAAAAGTATGGAGAAGCGGGCTGACCATTACAATGCCTCATTAGCGCATTGTGAGCAGTTAGAGGAAGAGGGTAGGGCATTTATATTCCGTCCAACTGAAGCATTAAATAGCTTTGAGAAAGATACTACACAAATGCGTTCCAATTATGAAATGGGTTATAAACAAGCACTTAAGCAAATGGAAGCCCTAAAGCAATTTTTACATGAAGGGTGA
- a CDS encoding ABC transporter permease, whose translation MGKLLKLIQNEWMKLWHKKGTWAMVALVILVIIGPGIMMKYYESKSAEDLSWQENEQQTIAGYKESLTTGDLSVEDKKYFEEQIALSEYRLANDVPQQTGGSVDSFMSFTSNMLTLVTLFTVITAASIVSSEFSTGTIKMLLTRPMSRAKILTSKLVTTFLFGLFLFVVNVVVSAIVGFVLFGVATGTELEMVNGQIVEKAVWGDLSYHYLLSAGDFVMSTLFAFLIGSVFRSSSLAIGLTMFLSFTGTMIVMFLSKYEIVKYVWLTHSNLTQYETGGLMIEGITMPFSLTILTIYAVVFLAISYLSFMKRDVTA comes from the coding sequence GTGGGCAAATTGTTGAAGCTAATTCAAAATGAATGGATGAAATTATGGCATAAAAAAGGAACTTGGGCGATGGTCGCGCTAGTAATCCTTGTTATTATTGGTCCTGGTATCATGATGAAGTATTATGAATCCAAGTCTGCAGAAGATTTATCTTGGCAAGAAAATGAGCAACAAACCATTGCAGGTTATAAAGAATCACTAACAACTGGAGACCTTTCCGTAGAAGATAAAAAATATTTCGAAGAGCAAATTGCCCTTTCTGAATATCGTTTAGCAAATGATGTACCACAGCAAACAGGTGGAAGCGTCGATAGTTTTATGTCCTTTACAAGCAATATGCTAACTTTAGTGACATTATTTACAGTGATTACAGCAGCAAGTATCGTATCGAGTGAGTTCTCAACAGGAACGATTAAAATGTTGTTAACACGCCCGATGTCTCGTGCAAAAATATTAACCTCTAAATTAGTAACCACATTCCTTTTTGGACTATTTTTATTCGTAGTGAATGTGGTTGTCAGTGCAATTGTAGGCTTCGTGCTCTTTGGTGTAGCAACGGGAACGGAGTTAGAAATGGTGAATGGTCAAATTGTTGAAAAGGCAGTATGGGGCGATTTATCTTATCATTATTTACTGTCGGCTGGTGACTTTGTCATGTCTACCTTATTTGCTTTCTTAATTGGCTCTGTCTTCCGTTCAAGTTCATTAGCAATCGGCTTAACAATGTTTTTATCATTTACAGGTACAATGATAGTCATGTTCTTAAGTAAATATGAAATTGTGAAATACGTTTGGCTAACACATTCAAATTTAACGCAGTATGAAACGGGTGGTTTAATGATAGAAGGTATCACAATGCCATTCTCGCTTACAATCCTCACTATTTACGCTGTTGTTTTCCTTGCGATTAGTTACTTGTCATTTATGAAACGTGATGTAACAGCATAA
- a CDS encoding PadR family transcriptional regulator, with translation MTETAFYILLSLTEPRHGYGIIKRVEELTNGRIKLGSGTIYGTLTKMQKDEMITVFADERRKTIYEVTAIGKHVIQAEMIRLKELHEHVLRFEGDFR, from the coding sequence ATGACAGAAACCGCATTTTATATTTTGTTATCCCTTACAGAGCCACGTCACGGTTACGGAATTATCAAGCGGGTAGAAGAATTAACGAATGGTCGTATAAAGCTTGGCTCAGGTACCATTTACGGCACATTAACTAAAATGCAAAAGGACGAAATGATTACGGTTTTTGCAGATGAACGTAGAAAAACCATCTATGAAGTAACTGCAATTGGCAAACATGTGATCCAAGCTGAAATGATTCGTTTAAAAGAGTTACATGAGCATGTATTACGCTTTGAGGGGGATTTTAGATGA
- a CDS encoding FTR1 family iron permease, which produces MKHFLTRCSIILCLLVALAMPVQAAQSYSHLYISISDALMNTKQDKEVEAELALEQFATDWASVTSQQTEAKEKVKQILTQAVEATSKEERLTALSALSNALRSLEKLENPVDETAQRAEFGTKFKPIMTEFENALASGDITAIDAAYKEFNIKWNKNERPVREQSIAMYGQIETQMAFLRITIASEEPDIALMQSQYADLKQTIEDFVAGEETAQVVEGEYSLATLIAYIDEANDFVDAGDYQAASNKIREFITIWPSVEIEISTRNSSLYTKIESDMPILVSDLLKSQVDAEGIKSKLDKFRTEIELIQGDTDYTLWDSTLILLREGLEALLIILALVSFLNKSGQKSMRKWIYVGAFVGVLLSAVAAILMSTIFNSATVDSNREMMEGYVGLVAATMMIGVGIWLHSKSSVTSWNRYISKQMGNAISSGSVFAMASVSFLSVFREGAETLVFYAGIAPKMETSQFVLGIVVALVILAVIAVVLFKASGKIPIHKLFAVATVLIYVLAFKIIGVSLHTLQLRDVVPTTIVDGLPVVSYIGFYPTVETMIGQAILLVLVLATIIFKKKQGK; this is translated from the coding sequence GTGAAGCACTTTTTAACGCGCTGTAGTATCATCCTTTGTTTGCTAGTAGCACTTGCAATGCCAGTGCAAGCAGCGCAGTCTTATAGTCACTTATACATTTCGATTAGTGATGCCCTTATGAATACAAAGCAGGACAAGGAAGTAGAGGCTGAGCTCGCGCTTGAACAGTTTGCTACAGACTGGGCTTCTGTCACATCACAACAAACCGAAGCGAAAGAAAAGGTTAAGCAAATTCTAACACAAGCTGTAGAAGCGACATCTAAAGAAGAGCGCTTAACGGCGTTATCTGCATTATCGAATGCCTTACGATCATTAGAAAAGCTAGAAAATCCAGTGGATGAAACAGCACAGCGAGCAGAATTTGGTACGAAATTTAAACCTATTATGACAGAGTTTGAGAATGCCTTAGCTAGTGGTGACATCACTGCTATAGACGCTGCTTACAAAGAGTTCAATATTAAATGGAATAAAAATGAACGACCAGTTCGTGAGCAAAGTATTGCGATGTATGGACAAATAGAAACGCAAATGGCCTTCTTACGTATTACGATTGCCTCAGAAGAGCCAGATATAGCTTTAATGCAGTCACAATACGCAGATCTAAAGCAAACAATTGAGGATTTCGTTGCGGGTGAAGAAACTGCACAAGTTGTGGAGGGTGAGTATTCACTAGCAACACTGATCGCCTATATTGATGAGGCAAATGATTTTGTTGACGCAGGCGACTATCAGGCTGCATCCAATAAAATTCGTGAATTTATTACAATTTGGCCAAGTGTAGAAATAGAAATTTCAACTCGCAATAGTAGCCTTTATACGAAAATAGAGAGTGATATGCCTATACTTGTTAGTGACTTATTGAAATCTCAAGTCGATGCAGAAGGCATAAAAAGTAAGCTTGATAAATTTCGTACTGAAATAGAGCTGATACAGGGTGATACAGACTATACGTTATGGGATTCAACCTTAATCTTGTTACGTGAGGGCTTAGAAGCACTACTAATTATTTTAGCATTAGTGTCATTTTTAAATAAATCAGGACAAAAATCTATGCGTAAATGGATTTATGTAGGTGCATTTGTTGGGGTATTATTATCAGCTGTAGCAGCTATCTTAATGTCAACCATCTTTAATTCTGCAACTGTAGATTCGAATCGTGAAATGATGGAAGGCTATGTCGGCTTAGTCGCAGCTACGATGATGATCGGCGTCGGTATTTGGCTCCATAGTAAATCGAGCGTGACAAGCTGGAATCGCTATATATCGAAACAAATGGGCAATGCCATATCAAGTGGCTCTGTTTTCGCCATGGCGTCTGTCAGCTTCTTATCGGTATTCCGTGAAGGAGCAGAAACACTTGTTTTCTACGCTGGGATAGCACCTAAAATGGAAACATCTCAATTTGTATTAGGCATTGTTGTGGCGCTTGTCATCTTAGCTGTCATTGCAGTAGTGTTATTTAAAGCGAGTGGTAAAATTCCAATTCATAAGCTCTTTGCAGTGGCAACGGTGTTAATTTATGTATTGGCATTTAAAATTATTGGTGTCAGCCTACATACATTACAACTGAGAGATGTAGTTCCAACAACAATCGTTGATGGACTGCCAGTTGTTAGTTACATAGGTTTTTATCCAACAGTAGAAACAATGATAGGACAAGCGATTTTACTTGTTTTAGTGCTAGCGACGATTATATTTAAGAAGAAACAAGGGAAATAA
- the efeO gene encoding iron uptake system protein EfeO: MKNKSLLSVLVAGGIIMAGCGDTEEAKKEEKPATEQAEPAAEVDLSSELSAYQQFALEQMDQFLIETENFVNLFKAGDIEGAKAAYAPARMYFERSEPIAESFGDLDPRIDGRLADIQEEDKGEEEWSGYHKLEYALWEENTTAGYEAVADQLLADAKELHALVQTVEVTPDLIMTGAVDLLNEVSTSKITGEEEIYSHTDLYDFKANIEGAEKIFEILRPKLEAKDKDLVATLDEKFKAVDDLLAQHATADGGYISYEELTEEHTKALAAAVNQLGEPLSQMGIILE, encoded by the coding sequence ATGAAAAACAAATCATTACTGTCAGTATTAGTGGCAGGCGGCATTATTATGGCAGGCTGTGGCGATACAGAGGAAGCTAAAAAGGAAGAAAAACCAGCAACAGAGCAAGCAGAACCAGCGGCTGAGGTAGATTTATCTAGTGAACTATCAGCCTATCAACAGTTTGCTTTAGAACAAATGGATCAATTTCTCATCGAAACAGAAAACTTTGTAAATTTATTCAAGGCGGGCGATATTGAAGGCGCAAAAGCTGCGTATGCTCCAGCACGTATGTATTTCGAGCGTTCTGAGCCGATCGCTGAAAGCTTTGGTGACCTTGATCCACGTATCGACGGACGTCTAGCCGATATTCAAGAAGAGGATAAAGGTGAGGAAGAATGGAGTGGCTACCACAAGCTTGAATATGCGCTTTGGGAAGAAAACACTACAGCGGGTTACGAAGCAGTGGCAGATCAATTACTTGCTGATGCTAAAGAATTGCATGCATTAGTACAAACGGTAGAAGTAACACCAGATTTAATAATGACAGGTGCAGTTGACTTATTGAATGAAGTTTCGACTTCAAAAATCACTGGTGAAGAAGAAATTTACTCTCACACTGACCTATACGACTTTAAAGCAAACATTGAGGGTGCAGAAAAAATCTTTGAAATTCTTCGTCCGAAACTTGAAGCAAAAGACAAGGATTTAGTAGCAACATTAGATGAAAAATTCAAAGCAGTAGATGATTTATTAGCACAGCATGCAACAGCTGACGGTGGTTATATTTCTTATGAAGAATTAACTGAAGAACATACAAAAGCACTTGCAGCTGCAGTCAACCAACTTGGTGAGCCATTAAGCCAAATGGGAATTATTTTGGAGTGA
- a CDS encoding pentapeptide repeat-containing protein codes for MSEERITGYTAKRIRESLQADCQNCFGLCCTALNIVASSDFAMNKAAGTPCLNLQSDYSCQIHSSLREKGFKGCTVFDCLGAGQMVSQSTFNGQDWRKNPQIAAKMFRVFPIMEQLYEMIAYLAEALSYQLSLSLSEKLNRQLVQLQHLTNQEADILLAIDMTKYRMPINELLLETSQHIRNNFMSNAFDTKNKRKYNYRGVDWIGKNLKDEDLRAADLRGAYLIAANLQNTDLRGVDFIGADLRDAVLSGANLSTSMFLTQMQINSAKGNSKTILPAHLKRPSHWLGQ; via the coding sequence ATGTCTGAGGAAAGAATTACAGGGTACACGGCAAAAAGAATTAGAGAAAGCCTACAAGCAGATTGTCAGAACTGTTTTGGTCTTTGTTGCACAGCGCTCAATATTGTAGCATCCAGTGATTTTGCGATGAATAAGGCAGCAGGCACACCCTGCCTAAATTTACAGTCTGATTATAGCTGTCAAATTCATAGTAGTTTGAGAGAAAAGGGCTTTAAGGGTTGTACCGTATTTGATTGTTTAGGTGCTGGCCAGATGGTTTCTCAATCTACATTTAATGGACAAGACTGGCGAAAAAACCCTCAAATTGCCGCGAAAATGTTTCGTGTATTTCCAATTATGGAACAACTGTATGAAATGATTGCCTATTTGGCAGAGGCGCTATCTTATCAATTGTCACTCTCTTTGTCTGAAAAACTAAACAGACAATTAGTGCAATTACAGCACTTAACAAACCAAGAGGCTGATATACTATTAGCCATCGATATGACGAAGTACCGGATGCCTATCAATGAATTGCTTTTAGAAACGAGTCAACACATTCGGAATAACTTCATGTCTAATGCTTTTGATACAAAAAATAAGCGAAAATACAACTACAGAGGGGTCGACTGGATTGGAAAAAACCTCAAGGACGAAGATTTGCGCGCGGCTGATCTTAGAGGAGCCTATCTGATTGCCGCGAATCTACAAAACACGGATTTACGAGGAGTCGATTTTATTGGGGCGGATTTACGAGATGCCGTGTTAAGCGGTGCAAACTTATCTACTAGTATGTTTCTTACACAAATGCAAATTAATTCGGCTAAAGGCAATAGCAAAACAATATTGCCAGCACATTTGAAGCGACCTTCTCATTGGCTAGGCCAATAA